A window of the bacterium genome harbors these coding sequences:
- a CDS encoding RNA-binding S4 domain-containing protein — MPAGTADPPGFGRAMRLDKWLKLARIFPSREQAARECELGRVKLNDHVAKASKTVNVGDVLTVKISHHYRTLTIKEIPMRGLSAKDAKLIYEETTPELSPETLELMKLMKTAERRLPRPAKGRPTKKTRRELESWRGQRRA; from the coding sequence ATGCCCGCAGGAACTGCTGATCCCCCCGGCTTCGGCCGCGCGATGCGCCTCGACAAATGGCTCAAGCTCGCCCGCATTTTTCCGAGCCGGGAACAGGCCGCGCGCGAATGCGAGTTGGGCCGCGTCAAATTGAATGACCATGTCGCCAAGGCTTCGAAGACCGTCAACGTCGGCGACGTCTTGACCGTCAAAATCTCACATCACTATCGCACGCTGACGATCAAGGAAATCCCCATGCGCGGCCTCTCCGCGAAAGATGCCAAACTCATCTACGAGGAGACCACGCCCGAGCTGTCACCTGAAACGCTGGAGCTGATGAAGCTGATGAAGACAGCAGAACGGCGACTGCCCCGCCCCGCAAAAGGCCGGCCCACCAAGAAGACTCGCCGGGAACTCGAAAGCTGGCGGGGGCAAAGGCGAGCATGA
- a CDS encoding gp58-like family protein — protein MQINNSNSFKLGEDRMPGKPKKKTTARQASLKTIIAKIDQLRSEMEAGFKQTNEQLRSEMQAGNEQLRGEMQAGNEQLRGEMQAGNEQLRGEMQAGNEQLRGEMQAGNEQLRSEMQAGNEQLRGEMQAGNEQLRGEMQVQIGQLRSEMQAGNEQLRGEMQVQIGQLRSEMQAGNEQLRAEMQTGFEQVNTRISSVEKNLAALDAFTRENLDALGKMIPDAGNQAFARIDQRAKEWHDRLTEVQAETKRTSLLQDDRTNNLEKRVERLQTEVATLRQDHVELQQQVETLTTKPS, from the coding sequence TTGCAGATCAACAACTCAAACTCTTTTAAACTCGGGGAGGATCGTATGCCTGGAAAACCCAAGAAGAAAACGACAGCGCGCCAAGCAAGCTTGAAAACGATCATTGCGAAGATCGATCAGCTTCGCAGCGAGATGGAAGCTGGATTCAAGCAGACCAACGAGCAGCTTCGCAGCGAGATGCAGGCGGGCAACGAGCAGCTCCGCGGCGAGATGCAGGCGGGCAACGAGCAGCTTCGCGGCGAGATGCAGGCGGGCAACGAGCAGCTCCGCGGCGAGATGCAGGCGGGCAACGAGCAGCTCCGCGGCGAGATGCAGGCGGGCAACGAGCAGCTTCGCAGCGAAATGCAAGCCGGTAACGAACAGCTTCGCGGCGAGATGCAAGCCGGTAACGAACAGCTTCGCGGCGAGATGCAGGTCCAGATCGGACAGCTTCGCAGCGAAATGCAAGCCGGTAACGAGCAGCTTCGCGGCGAGATGCAGGTCCAGATCGGACAGCTTCGCAGCGAAATGCAAGCCGGTAACGAGCAGCTTCGCGCTGAAATGCAAACCGGCTTCGAGCAGGTCAACACACGGATCAGCAGCGTTGAAAAGAACTTGGCCGCTCTCGATGCTTTCACAAGAGAAAATTTGGACGCGCTGGGGAAGATGATTCCCGACGCCGGCAATCAGGCTTTTGCGAGGATCGATCAAAGGGCCAAAGAATGGCATGACAGACTGACTGAAGTGCAGGCCGAGACAAAAAGAACGTCCTTGCTGCAGGACGACAGAACCAACAACCTTGAAAAAAGGGTCGAGCGGTTGCAGACGGAAGTGGCCACATTGCGCCAGGATCATGTCGAATTGCAGCAGCAGGTCGAGACTTTGACCACGAAACCGAGTTGA
- the lnt gene encoding apolipoprotein N-acyltransferase produces MKRSRNPLSPAAARGTRNTNPPARGRRRLKLLMAITGGCLGFLSYPAINWTPLAALAYVPYFWLLNHCDGIKETVKYTWLYSFVMALGGFFWIAYTVVEFGGLPWWLAVPIVLLYAAVGASNLAVTGGLVAWLRRLLSMKWQVLWVPAVFVIVERYFPKLFDWYVGNAIYQVISLIQIADLGGPFLLTMQILWVNYAIFALLEPVLRRRLPHGSPALFDNAERIITAGVGLAMLLFSFGYGHFRLQQVEAEMQRATHKNIGVVQGNLGNYERLQAQYGNSATIYKFFEVHRDLTLELLQQRREKLDLVLWPEGGYPYPFPEFHPTHQELADLAEKAGAPIVTGGYVRERKPVYKIYNSMSLTAPGKFEPAALYKKHILLAFGEYMPFSDWFPALKDLIPAVSTFGAGPGPEIMVYGDFRIAPLICYEALSPHYMRVYDQKNANLILNVTNDSWYSRYQEPEQHLALSQLRCVEARMAQVRSTNTGISAVILPTGEITNRTAFDEAASFAAQVPLLEMPPTIYARFGDWWVGLQALLLAGMIATRWWQRKK; encoded by the coding sequence ATGAAGCGATCCCGGAATCCCCTCTCCCCTGCCGCGGCGCGCGGCACCCGCAACACGAACCCGCCCGCGCGCGGGCGGCGGCGCCTCAAGCTCCTCATGGCCATCACTGGCGGGTGCCTCGGCTTTCTTTCCTACCCCGCCATCAACTGGACGCCGCTGGCCGCGCTTGCCTATGTGCCCTATTTCTGGCTGCTCAATCACTGCGACGGCATCAAAGAAACGGTGAAATACACCTGGCTGTATTCCTTCGTCATGGCGCTCGGCGGCTTCTTCTGGATCGCCTACACGGTGGTTGAATTCGGCGGGCTGCCGTGGTGGCTGGCCGTGCCCATCGTGCTGCTGTACGCGGCAGTGGGCGCTTCCAATCTTGCAGTCACCGGCGGTTTGGTGGCGTGGCTGCGCCGGCTACTTTCCATGAAGTGGCAGGTGTTGTGGGTGCCGGCGGTGTTTGTCATCGTCGAACGGTACTTCCCGAAATTATTCGACTGGTACGTCGGCAACGCCATTTATCAAGTGATTTCGCTGATTCAGATTGCCGATCTCGGCGGGCCGTTCCTGCTCACGATGCAAATCTTATGGGTCAATTACGCCATTTTTGCGCTGCTCGAACCCGTGCTGCGCAGGCGCCTGCCGCACGGCTCGCCGGCGCTCTTCGACAACGCCGAGAGAATCATCACCGCCGGCGTGGGACTGGCCATGCTGCTGTTCAGCTTTGGGTATGGCCACTTTCGCCTGCAGCAAGTCGAAGCAGAGATGCAGCGCGCCACGCACAAGAACATCGGTGTGGTGCAGGGGAATCTCGGCAACTACGAACGCCTGCAGGCGCAATACGGCAACTCCGCCACGATTTACAAGTTTTTCGAAGTCCACCGCGACCTCACGCTCGAACTGCTGCAGCAGCGCCGGGAAAAACTCGACCTGGTGTTGTGGCCGGAAGGCGGGTATCCCTATCCGTTTCCGGAATTCCATCCGACGCATCAAGAGCTGGCGGATTTGGCCGAGAAAGCCGGCGCGCCGATCGTCACCGGCGGCTACGTGCGTGAGCGCAAACCCGTCTACAAGATCTACAACTCGATGAGCCTGACCGCGCCGGGCAAATTCGAGCCGGCGGCATTGTACAAAAAACACATTCTGCTGGCCTTCGGCGAATACATGCCGTTCTCCGATTGGTTTCCCGCGCTCAAGGATTTGATTCCGGCGGTGTCAACTTTTGGCGCCGGCCCCGGGCCGGAGATCATGGTTTACGGCGATTTTCGCATCGCCCCGCTGATTTGCTACGAGGCGCTCTCGCCGCACTACATGCGCGTCTACGATCAAAAAAACGCCAACCTCATCTTGAACGTGACCAACGACAGTTGGTACAGCCGCTATCAGGAGCCGGAGCAGCATCTCGCGCTCTCGCAATTGCGCTGCGTCGAAGCGCGCATGGCGCAAGTGCGCAGCACCAACACCGGCATCTCCGCGGTGATTTTGCCGACCGGTGAGATCACGAATCGCACGGCCTTCGATGAGGCCGCGTCCTTTGCCGCTCAAGTTCCGTTGCTGGAAATGCCGCCGACCATCTACGCGCGCTTTGGAGACTGGTGGGTGGGATTGCAGGCACTGCTGCTGGCGGGAATGATCGCCACGCGTTGGTGGCAGCGAAAAAAATGA